A stretch of Malus sylvestris chromosome 11, drMalSylv7.2, whole genome shotgun sequence DNA encodes these proteins:
- the LOC126589048 gene encoding pleckstrin homology domain-containing protein 1-like, with protein sequence MEGLWRAATGQEPSPEDYTGIEFWSNPERATWLTKQGDYIKTWRRRWFVLKQGKLFWFKDSYVTRSSTPRGVIPVGTCLTVKGAEDVVHKPCAFELSTTNHDTMYFIADSEKEKEEWINSIGRSIVQHSRSLADSEVVDYDSSRQ encoded by the coding sequence ATGGAGGGCCTGTGGCGGGCGGCTACGGGCCAAGAACCGAGCCCGGAAGACTACACCGGAATCGAGTTCTGGTCCAACCCTGAACGCGCCACCTGGCTGACCAAACAAGGCGATTACATCAAGACGTGGCGGCGCCGCTGGTTCGTGTTGAAACAGGGGAAGCTGTTCTGGTTCAAGGATAGTTACGTGACCCGTTCGTCGACGCCGCGCGGCGTGATCCCGGTCGGCACGTGCCTGACGGTGAAGGGCGCCGAGGACGTGGTGCACAAGCCCTGCGCCTTCGAGCTCTCCACCACTAATCATGATACGATGTACTTCATCGCCGATtcggagaaggagaaggaggagtgGATCAACTCGATCGGACGGTCCATCGTCCAGCACTCCAGATCGCTCGCGGATTCCGAGGTCGTCGATTACGATAGTAGCCGACAGTGA